From Sceloporus undulatus isolate JIND9_A2432 ecotype Alabama chromosome 6, SceUnd_v1.1, whole genome shotgun sequence, one genomic window encodes:
- the GORASP1 gene encoding Golgi reassembly-stacking protein 1 isoform X1 — MGLGSSSEGAPDGGSEGYHVHGVQENSPAQQAGLEPFFDFILTIGHTRLNKEGDTLKDLLKANVEKAVKLEVYNIKMMKVREVEVIPSNMWGGQGLLGASVRFCSFQGANEHVWHVLDVEPSSPAALAGLRPYTDYIVGSDQILQESEDFFSLIESHEGKPLKLMVYNTETDSCREIFVTPNGAWGGEGSLGCGIGYGYLHRIPTQPAVPKKKTEAGASSPLPTEDMPAEPPSNGYREAPLLAANSQSEESTNLDHSTTQSVNVHPVENSLHPPPPVQRVMDPGFIDMSDASFPELIDLVKTINVPSSSAPLNLTNTLTTSDSSITHSGAHPYFVSEDSVSYPEGVCSPSELQEGMRLDSSVSSLPKNVSINAPSKLDDGAQETDLLPDGTESSPLSKTLQCDNDDGRVEGLTEETSYPSK; from the exons GTCCAAGAAAACTCGCCGGCTCAGCAGGCTGGATTGGAGCCATTCTTTGATTTCATTTTGACAATAGGACACACTAGACTG AATAAAGAAGGTGACACCCTGAAAGATCTGCTGAAAGCCAATGTGGAGAAGGCTGTGAAGCTGGAGGTCTATAACATCAAAATGATGAAAGTGCGTGAGGTGGAGGTGATTCCTAGCAACATGTGGGGAGGGCAAGGCCTTCTGGGAGCCAGCGTGAGGTTCTGCAGTTTCCAGGGTGCCAATGAGCACGTTTGGCATGTGCTG GATGTGGAGCCAAGTTCGCCAGCAGCATTAGCTGGCCTGAGGCCATACACAGACTACATTGTTGGATCGGATCAGATACTGCAGGAG TCAGAAGATTTcttctccctgattgagtcccaTGAGGGCAAGCCCTTGAAGCTGATGGTCTACAACACGGAAACAGATTCCTGTCGAGAGATTTTTGTCACCCCAAATGGAGCCTGGGGTGGAGAAGGAAG TTTAGGGTGTGGCATTGGATACGGCTATTTGCACAGAATCCCAACACAGCctgctgtgccaaagaaaaaaacagaagctGGTGCCTCTTCCCCTTTGCCTACAGAGGACATGCCTGCAGAACCCCCGTCCAATGGCTATAGAGAG gCCCCTCTGTTGGCGGCTAACTCCCAGAGTGAAGAATCCACAAACCTAGATCACAGTACCACTCAAAGTGTGAATGTGCATCCAGTAGAAAATTCTCTTCATCCACCTCCTCCTGTCCAGAGAGTCATGGATCCag GTTTTATAGATATGTCTGATGCTTCTTTTCCTGAATTAATTGACTTAGTGAAAACAATCAATGTGCCTTCTTCTTCTGCTCCTTTGAACTTAACAAACACTCTGACAACAAGTGACAGCTCAATAACCCACAGTGGAGCACATCCATATTTTG TTTCAGAAGATTCAGTATCTTATCCAGAGGGTGTGTGTTCTCCGTCGGAGTTACAGGAAGGAATGCGTTTGGATTCTTCTGTATCATCTCTTCCTAAGAATGTCTCCATAAATGCCCCATCTAAACTTGATGACGGTGCTCAAGAAACTGATTTGCTCCCAGATGGGACTGAAAGTTCCCCGTTGTCCAAAACATTACAATGTGACAATGATGATGGAAGGGTTGAGGGACTGACAGAAGAAACTTCATATCCCTCAAAGTGA
- the GORASP1 gene encoding Golgi reassembly-stacking protein 1 isoform X2, with protein sequence MMKVREVEVIPSNMWGGQGLLGASVRFCSFQGANEHVWHVLDVEPSSPAALAGLRPYTDYIVGSDQILQESEDFFSLIESHEGKPLKLMVYNTETDSCREIFVTPNGAWGGEGSLGCGIGYGYLHRIPTQPAVPKKKTEAGASSPLPTEDMPAEPPSNGYREAPLLAANSQSEESTNLDHSTTQSVNVHPVENSLHPPPPVQRVMDPGFIDMSDASFPELIDLVKTINVPSSSAPLNLTNTLTTSDSSITHSGAHPYFVSEDSVSYPEGVCSPSELQEGMRLDSSVSSLPKNVSINAPSKLDDGAQETDLLPDGTESSPLSKTLQCDNDDGRVEGLTEETSYPSK encoded by the exons ATGATGAAAGTGCGTGAGGTGGAGGTGATTCCTAGCAACATGTGGGGAGGGCAAGGCCTTCTGGGAGCCAGCGTGAGGTTCTGCAGTTTCCAGGGTGCCAATGAGCACGTTTGGCATGTGCTG GATGTGGAGCCAAGTTCGCCAGCAGCATTAGCTGGCCTGAGGCCATACACAGACTACATTGTTGGATCGGATCAGATACTGCAGGAG TCAGAAGATTTcttctccctgattgagtcccaTGAGGGCAAGCCCTTGAAGCTGATGGTCTACAACACGGAAACAGATTCCTGTCGAGAGATTTTTGTCACCCCAAATGGAGCCTGGGGTGGAGAAGGAAG TTTAGGGTGTGGCATTGGATACGGCTATTTGCACAGAATCCCAACACAGCctgctgtgccaaagaaaaaaacagaagctGGTGCCTCTTCCCCTTTGCCTACAGAGGACATGCCTGCAGAACCCCCGTCCAATGGCTATAGAGAG gCCCCTCTGTTGGCGGCTAACTCCCAGAGTGAAGAATCCACAAACCTAGATCACAGTACCACTCAAAGTGTGAATGTGCATCCAGTAGAAAATTCTCTTCATCCACCTCCTCCTGTCCAGAGAGTCATGGATCCag GTTTTATAGATATGTCTGATGCTTCTTTTCCTGAATTAATTGACTTAGTGAAAACAATCAATGTGCCTTCTTCTTCTGCTCCTTTGAACTTAACAAACACTCTGACAACAAGTGACAGCTCAATAACCCACAGTGGAGCACATCCATATTTTG TTTCAGAAGATTCAGTATCTTATCCAGAGGGTGTGTGTTCTCCGTCGGAGTTACAGGAAGGAATGCGTTTGGATTCTTCTGTATCATCTCTTCCTAAGAATGTCTCCATAAATGCCCCATCTAAACTTGATGACGGTGCTCAAGAAACTGATTTGCTCCCAGATGGGACTGAAAGTTCCCCGTTGTCCAAAACATTACAATGTGACAATGATGATGGAAGGGTTGAGGGACTGACAGAAGAAACTTCATATCCCTCAAAGTGA
- the WDR48 gene encoding WD repeat-containing protein 48, whose product MAAHHRQNTAGRRKVQVSYVIRDEVEKYNRNGVNALQLDPALNRLFTAGRDSIIRIWSVNQHKQDPYIASMEHHTDWVNDIVLCCNGKTLISASSDTTVKVWNAHKGFCMSTLRTHKDYVKALAYAKDKELVASAGLDRQIFLWDVNTLTALTASNNTVTTSSLSGNKDSIYSLAMNQMGTVIVSGSTEKVLRVWDPRTCAKLMKLKGHTDNVKALLLNRDGTQCLSGSSDGTIRLWSLGQQRCIATYRVHDEGVWALQVNEAFTHVYSGGRDRKIYCTDLRNPDIRVLICEEKAPVLKMELDRSADPPPALWVATTKSSVNKWTLKGVHNFRASGDYDNDCTNPITPLCTQPDQVIKGGASIIQCHILNDKRHILTKDTNNNVAYWDVLKACKVEDLGKVDFEEEIKKRFKMVYVPNWFSVDLKTGMLTITLDESDCFAAWVSAKDAGFSSPDGSDPKLNLGGLLLQALLEYWPRTHINPMDEEENEMNHVNGEHENRVQKGNGYFQVPPHTPVIFGEAGGRTLFRLLCRDSGGETESMLLNETVPQWVIDITVDKNMPKFNKIPFYLQPHSSSGAKTLKKDRLSASDMLQVRKVMEHVYEKIINLDNESQTTSSSNNEKAGEQEKEEDIAVLAEEKIELLCQDQVLDPNMDLRTVKHFIWKSGGDLTLHYRQKST is encoded by the exons GTCTCCTATGTAATTAGAGATGAGGTGGAGAAGTACAATCGGAATGGAGTAAATGCACTGCAGCTGGACCCAGCATTAAATAGACTTTTTACAGCAGGACGAGACTCCATCATCAGGATATGGAGCGTCAACCAACACAAG CAAGACCCCTATATAGCCTCTATGGAACATCATACAGACTGGGTGAATGATATTGTACTCTGTTGTAATGGCAAAACCT TGATCTCTGCTTCATCTGATACTACTGTTAAAGTATGGAATGCACATAAAGGATTTTGCATGTCAACATTAAGGACCCATAAG gATTATGTGAAAGCCTTAGCATATGCAAAAGATAAAGAATTAGTAGCATCTGCTGGGTTGGACAGACAGATATTCCTCTGGGATGTAAATACACTAACAGCACTGACTGCCTCAAATAACACTGTCACAA CTTCTTCCCTTAGTGGGAACAAAGATTCCATCTACAGTCTTGCCATGAATCAGATGGGAACAGTGATTGTATCAGGGTCCACTGAAAAG GTTTTGAGGGTATGGGATCCAAGAACTTGTGCGAAGCTTATGAAATTGAAGGGACACACAGACAATGTTAAAGCTTTGCTGTTGAACAGAGATGGCACACAG TGTCTTTCTGGCAGCTCTGATGGAACTATCAGACTCTGGTCACTTGGTCAGCAAAGGTGTATAGCTACATACAGAGTCCATGATGAAGGCGTATGGGCACTGCAGGTCAACGAAGCCTTCACTCACGTTTATTCAGGTGGAAGAGACAGAAAGATATATTGTACAGATTTACGGAACCCTGATATCCGGGTGCTGATTTGTGAAGAAAAGGCACCCGTACTTAAG ATGGAGCTAGATAGATCAGCTGATCCTCCTCCGGCACTGTGGGTTGCAACAACTAAGTCATCTGTAAATAAATGG ACTTTGAAGGGAGTTCACAACTTCAGAGCATCAGGTGACTATGACAATGACTGTACCAATCCTATAACACCCTTATGCACACAGCCTGACCAAGTCATCAAAG GGGGTGCTAGTATTATTCAGTGCCACATTCTCAATGACAAAAGACACATACTAACCAAAGACACAAACAACAATGTGGCATACTGGGATGTGTTAAAG GCATGTAAAGTAGAAGACCTTGGGAAGGTGGACTtcgaagaagaaattaaaaaaaggtttaaaatggtCTATGTGCCAAATTGGTTTTCAGTAGACTTAAAAACTGGG ATGTTGACAATTACTTTAGATGAGAGCGACTGCTTTGCAGCTTGGGTCTCAGCAAAAGATGCTGGGTTTAGTAGTCCAGATGGATCTGATCCAAAAT TAAACCTCGGAGGGCTTTTACTGCAGGCTCTCTTAGAGTATTGGCCTAGAACACACATCAATCCCAtggatgaagaagaaaatgaaatgaaccaTG TGAATGGTGAGCATGAAAACAGGGTTCAGAAAGGAAATGGGTACTTCCAAGTGCCACCACACACGCCAGTTATTTTTGGTGAAGCTGGAGGACGCACATTATTTAG GTTGCTGTGTCGGGATTCTGGTGGGGAAACTGAATCCATGCTCCTTAATGAAACTGTGCCACAATGGGTAATTGACATCACTGTGGAT AAAAATATGCCAAAATTCAACAAGATTCCCTTCTACCTCCAACCTCATTCATCTTCGGGAGCAAAAACATTAAAGAA GGACCGATTATCAGCCAGTGACATGTTGCAAGTCAGGAAGGTGATGGAGCATGTCTATGAAAAGATAATAAACCTGGACAATGAATCACAGACAACTAGCTCTTCCAATAATGAAAAAGCTGgggaacaagaaaaagaagaggatatTGCAGTTCTAGCAGAGGAGAAAATTGAACTCTTATGTCAGGACCAG GTTTTGGATCCAAATATGGACCTTCGAACTGTCAAGCACTTCATATGGAAGAGTGGTGGTGACTTGACTCTCCACTACCGTCAGAAATCAACGTGA